In a genomic window of Sulfuricurvum sp.:
- a CDS encoding sensor domain-containing diguanylate cyclase encodes MIAIDSLPINIAIYKYENGDFIFVNFNRHAEKTENLKREDILGKSLQEVFPGVKEFGFLDVLERVYTSGESEHFEANYYHDEIREGWRVNDVTRLDNGYIMAVYTDVSKEMQLTNSLESLGTIIDKSLNEIYIFHPETLQFCYANGSALQNIGYSMNELSQMTPTDIKPDYTYEKFHTLIQPLLVEEIPLLTMETKHQRKDGSQYDVEARIQKMIHLGKEHLVVNVIDITDRLKSQHEMLKLHRIIEQSDDLIMITDTDGVIEYINDAYTKLTGWSKEKLLGAKPSLLKSGHFPAPFYEDMWKTILAGKTYKGNIQNRKKNSSLFWEEKTITPIKLKNDEVTHFISTGKDISEQIKLKEALEESELLFKTLTESALAGIFLYRDSFLYVNDAFAKMSGYTLEDLMIMSPIDLIAPKDREIIEQRVRARLNGELLDQSIYQDLKIVTRSGEIRWFYIAISTVKFQGKWTGLGTAIDMTERKIMEKKLEYIAQTDPLTGLYNRLKFDDIIQREISFGKRHGTPLSLIYMDIDYFKRINDTYGHDIGDTVLKEIAQITRDVLRVSDYPFRWGGEEFIIVCPGTDLQEIKILSERLRQKIAENNFAVVDKVTVSIGITQYCDNKSVDDMIKRADQALYIAKEHGRNRVVERVEQCYEHILVTGHSDKE; translated from the coding sequence TTGATAGCAATCGATTCTTTACCTATAAATATTGCGATTTATAAGTATGAGAACGGTGATTTTATTTTTGTTAATTTTAACCGACACGCTGAAAAAACAGAAAATCTGAAACGTGAAGACATTCTGGGTAAAAGTTTGCAAGAGGTTTTCCCCGGAGTAAAGGAATTTGGGTTTCTTGATGTTTTGGAACGTGTCTACACGTCAGGTGAATCTGAACATTTTGAAGCGAATTACTACCATGATGAGATACGGGAAGGTTGGCGTGTCAATGATGTAACACGTTTGGACAACGGCTATATTATGGCAGTATATACCGATGTTAGCAAAGAGATGCAACTAACCAACTCTTTGGAATCGTTGGGAACTATAATCGATAAAAGCCTGAATGAAATCTATATATTCCATCCGGAAACACTGCAGTTTTGCTACGCAAACGGGAGTGCATTGCAAAATATCGGCTATTCGATGAATGAGCTCTCTCAGATGACTCCTACAGATATTAAACCAGATTATACGTATGAAAAATTTCACACACTCATTCAACCTCTTTTGGTTGAGGAGATCCCGTTATTGACGATGGAAACGAAACATCAGCGTAAAGACGGGAGTCAATATGACGTTGAAGCACGTATCCAAAAAATGATTCATCTCGGCAAAGAACATCTTGTTGTCAATGTTATCGATATCACCGATCGTCTCAAGAGTCAACATGAGATGCTGAAACTTCACCGTATTATCGAACAAAGCGATGATCTGATTATGATTACTGATACTGACGGTGTGATCGAGTACATTAATGATGCCTATACAAAACTAACCGGATGGTCTAAAGAGAAGCTTTTGGGTGCAAAACCTTCCCTGTTAAAATCAGGACATTTTCCAGCACCCTTTTATGAAGATATGTGGAAAACGATCTTAGCCGGAAAAACGTATAAAGGTAATATTCAAAATCGTAAAAAAAACAGCTCCCTTTTCTGGGAAGAAAAAACCATTACGCCGATCAAATTGAAAAATGATGAAGTAACGCATTTCATCTCGACCGGAAAAGATATTAGTGAACAAATAAAGCTCAAAGAAGCACTTGAAGAGAGTGAACTGCTTTTTAAAACATTGACAGAAAGTGCTTTGGCAGGTATATTTTTATACAGAGACTCTTTTCTCTACGTGAACGATGCATTTGCAAAAATGAGCGGATATACGTTAGAAGATCTAATGATCATGAGCCCAATTGATCTTATTGCCCCTAAAGATCGAGAGATTATTGAACAACGCGTACGAGCGAGATTAAATGGGGAGTTACTCGATCAGAGTATTTATCAGGATTTGAAAATAGTGACTCGATCGGGAGAAATACGATGGTTTTATATCGCTATCTCAACAGTCAAGTTTCAAGGAAAATGGACAGGTCTCGGTACGGCTATTGATATGACCGAACGCAAAATCATGGAAAAAAAGCTTGAATATATAGCGCAAACAGATCCACTAACCGGGTTGTATAATCGTCTCAAATTCGATGATATTATCCAGCGTGAGATTTCTTTCGGAAAACGCCATGGAACACCGCTTTCTCTGATTTATATGGATATTGACTATTTCAAGAGAATCAACGATACATATGGTCATGATATCGGAGATACGGTGTTAAAAGAGATAGCTCAGATTACCAGAGATGTTTTACGGGTGAGTGATTATCCGTTTCGCTGGGGAGGCGAGGAATTTATCATTGTTTGCCCGGGTACCGACCTGCAAGAAATCAAAATTTTATCGGAACGTTTACGTCAAAAAATTGCAGAAAACAACTTTGCTGTTGTCGATAAAGTAACGGTCAGTATCGGAATCACGCAGTATTGTGACAATAAGTCAGTCGATGACATGATTAAAAGAGCGGATCAGGCACTTTACATAGCCAAAGAACATGGCCGCAATAGAGTCGTAGAACGTGTAGAGCAATGTTATGAGCATATTTTAGTCACGGGCCACTCTGATAAGGAATAG
- a CDS encoding DsbA family oxidoreductase, which translates to MKIEIWSDFACPYCYIGKRKLEEALEAFPELKDITIVFKSFELDPTAGSETIMSTKNRLMKKYGKTELEAKQMMDSIVQYADHVGLKLHYDTAQYTNTFDAHRIAKYAQSIGKEKELLEKLFYAYFIDNKQLSSFEVLTDLCREVGLDIEKVKEVLNNNDFAINVRMDEEEAQMKGIHSVPFFVIDEKYAVSGAQSAEVFKKIIKKVLAENEEKIKS; encoded by the coding sequence ATGAAAATAGAAATTTGGTCGGATTTTGCATGCCCATATTGTTATATAGGTAAACGAAAGTTGGAAGAAGCCTTAGAAGCTTTTCCTGAATTAAAAGATATTACTATCGTATTTAAAAGTTTTGAACTGGATCCTACCGCCGGATCAGAAACGATAATGAGTACGAAAAATAGATTAATGAAAAAATATGGCAAGACTGAGTTAGAAGCAAAACAGATGATGGATTCTATTGTCCAATATGCTGATCATGTCGGGTTGAAACTTCATTATGATACGGCTCAATATACCAATACCTTTGATGCTCACAGAATTGCAAAATATGCCCAAAGTATTGGCAAAGAGAAAGAGCTATTGGAAAAATTGTTTTATGCGTATTTTATTGATAATAAGCAGTTGAGTAGTTTTGAAGTGCTGACCGATCTTTGTCGTGAAGTAGGATTAGATATAGAAAAAGTAAAAGAGGTATTAAACAATAATGATTTTGCAATCAATGTACGTATGGATGAAGAAGAAGCACAAATGAAAGGAATACACTCAGTACCTTTTTTTGTTATTGATGAAAAGTATGCTGTTTCAGGAGCGCAATCTGCAGAAGTTTTTAAAAAAATCATCAAGAAGGTTTTAGCTGAAAACGAAGAAAAGATAAAGAGCTAA